One region of Dysidea avara chromosome 1, odDysAvar1.4, whole genome shotgun sequence genomic DNA includes:
- the LOC136250235 gene encoding solute carrier family 53 member 1-like, whose protein sequence is MALSSTELEKELQPVAYGTFFGHDGDSRVQADLPLLQTGVDFTKLRKFLPVSTRVNKSDSDVSFLSHENTTVDLTFPATTSGDQARNDGRENRSLSSDKPSHALHASVARSADTDKFLAECELQFSRLFAFIDRSIEGIERRLEVGKCDRLLVSNDHYASLSQSFSVGGPTKRELSKKDLRENVAFCDTALEHVRRLKDCLMLNLQQLYGILECYSTTFPDDRNAIVEFEISQRQTISDLTSDLEQCKGNVTEHKSYAEARLTVVSWKDLMIPERKQLTFFAFAHFIIFLLSVAVLCWFGGGDDRYVGLFYLFRGPMFIILCLYLYSLNLVGWATAKVRYIDIFNFSSAEETPTPYVIFNIAGVLSLTFAMFVSALLLVEHLETTETPERILPLTMWIITILFLLNPFKWFIRKGRWKVVKVFWRVLLTPFYQVHFGDYWLLNNLNSTIVIFLDFEFLICFCAYVWPLDKEEDGRVCNDNGYAVRPIISCLPAFLRLMQCLRCFHDTKNYVYIIDAVKASTTFPVVILFVLFSEDHPRLTEHFKLESSEGYIFIAWLVSSVIHAVFNFIWDIYMDWGLLHYKNLLREKLIYRWRTLYYLAIIENLILRFAWCLKLSLGLHLSARYNLFYTLLASLEILRRFVWNFFRVEYEHVKLIALSTCGEDKDEDREMLLPEHSIN, encoded by the coding sequence ATGGCACTGTCTTCTACTGAGCTCGAGAAGGAGCTTCAGCCAGTTGCGTACGGGACATTTTTTGGTCATGATGGTGACTCCAGAGTACAGGCAGACTTACCGCTGCTTCAAACAGGAGTTGACTTCACCAAACTACGAAAATTTCTACCAGTCAGCACTCGAGTCAATAAAAGTGACAGCGATGTTAGTTTCCTTTCCCATGAGAACACAACGGTGGACTTAACTTTCCCTGCTACTACTTCAGGAGACCAAGCACGAAACGATGGTCGTGAAAACAGAAGTCTTTCAAGTGACAAACCTTCACATGCCTTGCATGCCTCAGTTGCTCGCTCAGCTGATACTGATAAGTTTCTCGCTGAGTGTGAGTTACAGTTTTCCAGGCTATTTGCATTCATAGACAGAAGTATTGAAGGGATCGAGAGACGTCTTGAAGTTGGAAAGTGTGACCGTTTGTTGGTATCAAATGACCACTATGCTAGTTTGTCACAGTCGTTTTCTGTTGGTGGCCCAACCAAGAGGGAACTGAGCAAGAAAGATTTGAGAGAAAATGTAGCATTTTGTGACACAGCTTTGGAACATGTACGACGACTTAAAGACTGCTTGATGTTAAACCTACAACAATTGTACGGAATATTGGAGTGTTATAGTACAACTTTTCCAGATGACAGAAATGCCATTGTGGAGTTTGAAATATCACAACGACAAACTATTAGTGATTTGACTAGTGATCTAGAACAGTGTAAAGGTAACGTGACTGAACACAAAAGTTATGCTGAGGCTCGACTAACTGTTGTGAGTTGGAAGGACTTGATGATACCAGAACGTAAACAGTTAACATTTTTTGCATTTGCTCATTTTATTATATTTCTGTTATCAGTTGCAGTGCTGTGTTGGTTTGGTGGAGGAGACGATCGCTATGTTGGTTTGTTCTATCTATTCCGTGGTCCAATGTTTATCATATTGTGCCTTTATTTGTATAGTTTGAATCTAGTAGGATGGGCAACCGCTAAAGTGAGGTATATAGACATATTCAATTTTTCAAGTGCTGAAGAGACTCCCACTCCATATGTTATCTTTAACATTGCTGGTGTTTTGAGTTTAACTTTTGCTATGTTCGTATCGGCACTACTCCTTGTTGAGCATTTAGAGACAACAGAAACTCCAGAGAGAATTCTACCATTAACAATGTGGATAATTACTATACTGTTTTTGTTGAACCCATTCAAGTGGTTCATCCGAAAGGGACGCTGGAAAGTAGTCAAAGTATTTTGGAGGGTTTTGTTAACTCCATTCTACCAAGTACATTTTGGAGATTACTGGTTACTTAATAATCTTAACAGTACCATTGTAATCTTTCTGGATTTTGAGTTTTTGATTTGTTTCTGTGCGTATGTGTGGCCATTAGATAAGGAAGAAGATGGCAGAGTTTGTAATGATAATGGTTATGCTGTGAGACCCATCATATCATGCTTGCCAGCTTTTTTGCGGCTGATGCAATGTCTGAGGTGCTTTCATGACACTAAGAATTACGTTTACATAATTGATGCAGTAAAGGCCTCTACAACCTTTCCAGTGGTCATTTTATTTGTGCTGTTTTCTGAAGATCATCCTCGCCTGACTGAACACTTCAAGTTGGAGTCATCAGAAGGTTACATCTTCATTGCTTGGTTGGTGTCATCAGTGATACATGCTGTCTTTAATTTCATCTGGGATATCTACATGGATTGGGGTCTCCTTCATTATAAAAATTTGCTACGCGAGAAGCTTATTTACAGATGGAGAACACTCTATTACTTGGCAATAATTGAGAATCTTATTCTACGATTTGCCTGGTGTCTGAAGCTGTCTCTTGGTCTTCATCTAAGTGCTCGGTACAACCTGTTCTACACACTGTTAGCCTCACTTGAAATACTGCGTCGGTTTGTGTGGAATTTCTTCCGAGTAGAATATGAACATGTGAAACTCATTGCATTGTCAACTTGTGGGGAAGATAAAGATGAGGACAGGGAAATGTTATTACCGGAACATTCCATTAACTAG